A portion of the Pseudobacteroides sp. genome contains these proteins:
- a CDS encoding TIGR00282 family metallophosphoesterase — protein sequence MRVLFIGDIVGSPGRKAAKEMINKLKKEEEVDFCIVNGENAAGGSGITYVIAQELYNNGVDGITMGNHTWSKHEILNFIESDNKMARPANYPQDLPGKGYAILSGKNGKIAIMNLLGRIYMDNIDCPFKAADRELEQIKKEVKVVIVDFHAEATSEKTAMAWYLDGRVSCVLGTHTHVQTADERIFPFGTGFITDVGMTGPYDGVIGVNKDIILKKFLTNMPQRFEVANGRVIFNAVLLDIDEKNGKTTNIRRISLIMEAR from the coding sequence TTGAGGGTTTTGTTTATTGGCGATATTGTCGGCAGTCCTGGAAGAAAAGCAGCAAAAGAAATGATAAATAAATTGAAAAAGGAAGAAGAAGTTGATTTTTGTATTGTTAATGGTGAAAATGCAGCAGGGGGAAGCGGAATAACATATGTTATTGCTCAGGAATTGTATAATAATGGGGTGGATGGGATAACCATGGGTAATCACACATGGTCAAAACATGAGATTTTAAACTTCATTGAAAGTGACAACAAGATGGCAAGGCCTGCAAATTACCCTCAAGATTTGCCTGGAAAAGGGTATGCCATATTAAGCGGCAAAAATGGGAAAATTGCAATAATGAACCTTTTAGGCAGAATATATATGGACAATATAGATTGTCCTTTTAAAGCCGCTGACAGAGAGTTGGAACAAATAAAAAAAGAGGTTAAGGTGGTTATTGTAGATTTCCATGCAGAGGCTACTTCGGAAAAAACTGCAATGGCTTGGTATTTGGATGGCAGAGTAAGCTGTGTTTTAGGTACCCATACCCATGTACAGACAGCAGATGAAAGGATTTTCCCTTTCGGTACGGGATTTATAACTGATGTCGGTATGACAGGGCCTTATGATGGTGTTATCGGTGTTAATAAGGATATTATACTTAAAAAGTTTCTTACCAATATGCCGCAACGATTTGAAGTAGCAAATGGAAGGGTAATATTTAATGCAGTGTTGCTAGATATTGACGAAAAAAATGGAAAAACTACAAATATTAGAAGAATAAGTTTGATAATGGAAGCCAGGTAG